The following proteins are encoded in a genomic region of Pyrus communis chromosome 11, drPyrComm1.1, whole genome shotgun sequence:
- the LOC137749414 gene encoding protein TOO MANY MOUTHS: MAPIFSPLLLFLSFLCFCTLGAMPFTVIMSDSGVPSDLVDGPQNGFSMNKDGAQTDAREQEAVYDIMRATGNDWATEIPDVCRGRWHGIECKPDKDNVYHIVSLSFGALSDDTAFPTCDPTRSHISPSITKLPYLRTLFFYRCFTYNPQPIPSFLGRLGPTLQTLVLRENEHVGPIPIELGNLTRLSVLDLHKNNLNGSIPVSLSRITGLRSLDLSGNRLTGSIPNFTFPILSILDLNQNLLMGSIPSSIGACHALIKMDLGHNHLAGPLPDSVGGLKSLMLMDLSYNRLKGPLPMWIRSLISLQTLILKGNQMGPTPIPSDLFDGMKGLMTLILSNMNLHGPLPASLGRLPSLRVLHLDGNNFNGSIPASFRELKSVSELRLNDNWLMGPIPFGREMVWRMRRKLRLYNNSGLCYNSNSGLEDNLDSSFNFSIGTCDTPRP; this comes from the coding sequence ATGGCTCCCATCTTCTCACCCCTACTCTTATTTctatctttcttgtgtttttgcaCATTAGGGGCCATGCCTTTCACCGTCATCATGTCGGATTCCGGTGTGCCGTCCGACCTTGTGGACGGACCACAAAACGGGTTCTCCATGAACAAAGACGGAGCCCAAACCGATGCCCGTGAGCAAGAAGCGGTCTATGACATCATGCGGGCAACAGGAAACGATTGGGCCACTGAAATTCCTGACGTGTGCCGTGGCCGGTGGCACGGCATTGAGTGCAAGCCCGACAAGGACAACGTCTACCACATCGTTTCACTCTCTTTCGGGGCCCTATCCGATGACACCGCATTCCCGACATGCGACCCGACCCGGTCTCATATTTCACCCTCCATCACTAAACTTCCTTACCTCCGGACCTTATTTTTCTACCGTTGTTTTACCTACAATCCTCAGCCCATCCCATCGTTTTTGGGGCGTTTGGGTCCCACACTTCAGACATTAGTTCTTAGAGAAAACGAGCATGTGGGTCCTATTCCTATTGAGTTGGGCAATCTCACCCGTTTAAGTGTCCTTGACCTCCACAAAAACAATCTCAACGGTTCAATTCCAGTGTCATTGAGCCGGATCACCGGTCTGAGGTCTTTAGACCTCAGTGGAAATAGGCTAACCGGTTCAATACCCAATTTTACCTTCCCAATTTTGAGCATCCTTGATCTGAACCAAAATCTTCTAATGGGTTCAATCCCATCCAGCATTGGAGCCTGTCATGCCCTAATCAAAATGGATTTGGGCCACAACCACCTTGCCGGCCCACTTCCCGACTCCGTTGGCGGCCTGAAAAGCCTTATGCTGATGGATTTAAGCTACAATCGACTCAAGGGTCCCCTTCCAATGTGGATTAGAAGCTTAATCTCCCTTCAAACCTTGATCCTCAAGGGAAACCAAATGGGGCCCACTCCAATTCCAAGTGACTTGTTCGATGGTATGAAGGGGCTAATGACACTAATTTTGTCAAACATGAATTTGCATGGTCCTCTACCAGCATCACTAGGTCGGTTGCCGAGCCTCCGCGTGCTTCATCTCGACGGGAACAACTTCAACGGCTCAATCCCAGCTAGTTTTAGGGAGCTGAAAAGTGTGAGTGAATTGAGATTGAATGACAATTGGCTAATGGGTCCAATCCCATTTGGAAGAGAAATGGTTtggaggatgaggaggaagctCAGGCTCTATAACAATTCTGGGCTTTGCTACAACTCTAATAGTGGGTTGGAAGACAATTTAGACTCGTCATTCAATTTTAGCATTGGTACATGTGATACACCGAGACCATAA